A single Candidatus Thalassolituus haligoni DNA region contains:
- a CDS encoding electron transfer flavoprotein subunit beta/FixA family protein, translating to MKVLVAVKRVIDYNVKVRVKPDNSDVDLNNVKMAMNPFCEIAVEEAVRLKEKGIATEIVVVSIGPKVAQEQIRTSLALGADRGILIETEDKLESLTVARLLQAVVEKEAPQLVLMGKQTIDSDNNQTGQMLGALTGMAQGTFASEVLIDGDKVKVTREVDGGLRTVALDLPAIVTTDLRLNEPRYASLPNIMKAKRKPLELTTPADLGVTMGSTLALLKVVPPAERQAGIKVADVAELVEKLKNEAKVL from the coding sequence ATGAAGGTTCTCGTCGCTGTAAAACGCGTCATCGACTACAACGTCAAGGTGCGCGTCAAGCCGGATAATTCGGATGTTGATCTGAATAACGTCAAGATGGCCATGAACCCATTCTGCGAAATCGCTGTTGAAGAAGCGGTGCGCCTGAAGGAAAAGGGTATTGCCACAGAAATCGTCGTTGTTTCCATCGGTCCCAAGGTGGCACAGGAACAGATTCGCACCTCTTTGGCGCTGGGTGCTGACCGTGGCATCCTGATTGAAACCGAAGACAAGCTGGAATCGTTGACCGTTGCTCGCTTGCTGCAGGCAGTGGTCGAGAAAGAAGCCCCGCAGTTGGTGCTGATGGGTAAACAGACCATTGATAGTGACAACAATCAGACCGGCCAGATGCTGGGTGCCCTGACCGGCATGGCACAAGGCACCTTTGCCTCTGAAGTGCTGATTGATGGCGACAAGGTCAAGGTGACTCGCGAAGTGGATGGTGGCTTGCGTACCGTTGCACTGGATCTGCCTGCGATTGTTACAACAGATCTGCGTTTGAACGAACCTCGCTACGCGTCTTTGCCTAATATCATGAAGGCCAAGCGCAAACCTCTGGAGCTGACTACGCCAGCAGATTTGGGTGTGACCATGGGTTCAACCCTGGCGCTGCTGAAAGTCGTTCCACCGGCAGAACGCCAGGCGGGTATCAAGGTGGCCGATGTTGCAGAGCTGGTCGAAAAACTGAAGAACGAAGCGAAAGTGCTGTAA